The nucleotide window ACCGGCCTCTGTACACCGAGATCGTGCACCGGGCGCACGCGATGGGCCTGGCCGGAGCGAGCGTCTTCCGGGGCGTCGAGGGCTTCGGCGCCTCCTCGCGCATCCATACGAGCCGCCTGCTGTCGCTCGGCGAGGACCTGCCCGTCGCCGTCGTCATCGTGGACGTCCCTGAGCGGATCAGCGCGTTCCTGGCCGAGCTGGACGAGCTGGTGACCGAGGGCCTGGTGATCGTCGATCCCGTGGAGGTCTACCGCTACGTGGGGCGTGCCGACCGGTGATCCTCCTTCTGGTGTTCCTCGGCGGCGTGGTCGGCGCGCCCGCCCGTTACCTGGCCGACCGGCTGGTCCAGCGGTTGCACGACAGCGTGTTCCCCTGGGGCACGCTGTCGGTCAACCTGGCCGGGTCGCTCGTGCTCGGGGTGCTGATCGGCGCACGGGACGGCGTCGGGCTGTCCGCCGACGCGGTCACCCTGCTCGGCACCGGCTTCTGCGGCGCGCTCACGACGTTCAGCACGTTCGGTTTCGAGACCGTACGCCTGTTGGAGGAGGGCTCGGTCCTGGAGGCCTCTCTCAACGCGCTCGGCAGCCTGGTCCTCGGCGTTCTCGCCGCCGCCGCCGGATTCGCGCTGGCCGCCCTCCTCCTGTGAGACGCCCGCCGGATCAGTGGTGCCCGTGCCCGTGGCCGTCGTGCTTCTGGGTCCAGGGGCCGGTGATCGCGAAGACGTAGCCGGGGCTCTGGATGTTGGCGAACAGGATGCGGCCGTCCTCGCTGAACGTCGGGCCGGTGAACTCGCTGTCGTTGAGCTCGTTGCGGGCCATCGGGTAGGGGGCGCCCTTGTCGGTGACGCCGACCAGGTGCGACAGGCCCTCGCCGTCCTCGGCCAGGATGACGCCGCCGTACGGCGAGACGGTGATGTTGTCCGGCCCGTCGTAGTTCGTGTCCTGCTCCGGGTCGGGGTTGACGCCGAAGATGGTCTTCAGCGTGACGGTCTCCGACTCGGGGTCGTAGAACCAGACCTGGCCGTCGTGCTCGTTGACGCTGCCGTCGTCGTGCCGCGCGAAGCTGGCGACGAAGTACGCGCCGCCGTCGCCCCACCAGGCGCCCTCCAGCTTGCGGCTGCGGGTGACCTGGTCGTCGGCGAACTGCTTGCGCACCGAGGTGGTCTTGGCGTCCCGGTCCGGCACGTCGACCCACTCGACCTTGTAGCGGGTGCCCGGCTGGGTCGCCTCGGACAGGTCGGCGATGTGCCTGTTGCCCTTGCGGCACCGCATGGCCTGCAGCTTCCCGGCCGTGTCGCCGCCCGGGCCGAGGGCCAGTGCGCGCAGGGCCCCCTTGCGGCCGCGGAAGCCGTGGGGCGGGGTCCAGCGGAAGTACAGGCCGTTGGGGCCGCCCGCGTCCTCGGTCAGGTAGATCTCCGAGTTGCGCGGGTTCACCGCGACGGCCTCGTGGGAGTAGCGGCCGAGGAACTTCAGCGGCACCGGG belongs to Microbispora sp. ZYX-F-249 and includes:
- the crcB gene encoding fluoride efflux transporter CrcB — protein: MILLLVFLGGVVGAPARYLADRLVQRLHDSVFPWGTLSVNLAGSLVLGVLIGARDGVGLSADAVTLLGTGFCGALTTFSTFGFETVRLLEEGSVLEASLNALGSLVLGVLAAAAGFALAALLL
- a CDS encoding alkaline phosphatase PhoX, which encodes MSSSLSRRDLIRSAAAGGLGIAIAGSIEAIAGPAAAQAAQAGIGKTTGYGPLVADPAGLLALPKGFSYKIVAQAGKTVLESGEPTPSDADGTGCFRGRDGWVLVNNHEIGGNEPYGVPPLPGLTYDPGAKGGTTTIEVDRNGDRVREYVSVAGTHNNCAGGITPWNTWLTCEETEQRAGGAFQKDHGYVFEVDPFDREANRDPVPLKFLGRYSHEAVAVNPRNSEIYLTEDAGGPNGLYFRWTPPHGFRGRKGALRALALGPGGDTAGKLQAMRCRKGNRHIADLSEATQPGTRYKVEWVDVPDRDAKTTSVRKQFADDQVTRSRKLEGAWWGDGGAYFVASFARHDDGSVNEHDGQVWFYDPESETVTLKTIFGVNPDPEQDTNYDGPDNITVSPYGGVILAEDGEGLSHLVGVTDKGAPYPMARNELNDSEFTGPTFSEDGRILFANIQSPGYVFAITGPWTQKHDGHGHGHH
- a CDS encoding DUF190 domain-containing protein encodes the protein MRLHGPAQRLTILIGEGDQYRHRPLYTEIVHRAHAMGLAGASVFRGVEGFGASSRIHTSRLLSLGEDLPVAVVIVDVPERISAFLAELDELVTEGLVIVDPVEVYRYVGRADR